The segment ACGCACTTCCACTTTCCGGAAATCCGGATTCGGCGTTTCGCTGACTTGCTGCTCCCAGCGCCATACGCGCTTGTCCTCGACCATTTCGCCGGCGGTAACGCCGGGAGTCGGCCATTCCTTGCGCGCCTCGAGCAAGGCCAGACGGTTTTGCGCCGTCCAGCCGGCCAGCATGCGCACGCGCAAGGCTTCGCTGTTGTCCGCGGCCAGCGCCCCCGCGCGCAGCAGCGCCGAGAGCGCGATCGCCATGATGGCCAGGGCGACCAGCACCTCGAAGAGGGTGAATCCGCGAGCCGTGCGCATCACGAGGCGTCCCCCACCTCGACACGGCCAAGCGGCGTCAACTCGAGCCTGAGCCTGCGCGTCTCGGAGCGCAAAACCAGATGCAACGGCGTACCCTGCCCTTCCTGCCACAAGAGGATCGGACCACCCGGCAACTTGCCTGCCGCTTCACCCACGATACCCTCCGGCCACTCCCGTTCCTTGAAAAAATCATCACCGACAGGCTGCCAGCGGCCATCCTCGCCCAGCCTGCGGAAGGCGTAACCGCGCGGCAGCCATACCAACCCCAGCGCATCGCCCTGCTCGGAGGCGTCCGCCGC is part of the Paludibacterium paludis genome and harbors:
- the gspI gene encoding type II secretion system minor pseudopilin GspI; its protein translation is MRTARGFTLFEVLVALAIMAIALSALLRAGALAADNSEALRVRMLAGWTAQNRLALLEARKEWPTPGVTAGEMVEDKRVWRWEQQVSETPNPDFRKVEVRILANGAQRYVLAELTGFVTRPVGTAR
- a CDS encoding prepilin-type N-terminal cleavage/methylation domain-containing protein, which produces MKAVTRTGQTGFTLIEILVVLVIIGVLSATVTLSMRPDTHRQMEDEAYRFARILEQAADASEQGDALGLVWLPRGYAFRRLGEDGRWQPVGDDFFKEREWPEGIVGEAAGKLPGGPILLWQEGQGTPLHLVLRSETRRLRLELTPLGRVEVGDAS